From Streptomyces sp. TLI_105, the proteins below share one genomic window:
- a CDS encoding ribonuclease BN yields the protein MSDLDLWQRSLGFAALGFLTLVPLLIVVSAADPASGRGFAQWLGDGLGVSTAAREDIERLFALPGQTLRTTTAFGLAVLAVFGVSFGATVQSGYEKVWDLPPARWWARWRHVVWLAVLIGFLFLSAVTPLWRAAPAREVITMLSGVLFFWWSQRMLLGGRVPWPALLPGAVTTMAGLLGLRVFSRLVFSPLIASSAVTYGPIGTVLVIQSWLVGVGVVFFGGALAGRLLHEGLPRLAHALKRRR from the coding sequence GTGAGCGATCTCGACCTGTGGCAGCGTTCGCTGGGCTTCGCGGCCCTCGGTTTCCTGACCTTGGTACCCCTGCTGATCGTCGTGTCCGCCGCGGATCCGGCGAGTGGGCGGGGATTCGCGCAGTGGCTGGGGGACGGGCTGGGCGTGTCGACGGCCGCCAGGGAGGACATCGAGCGGTTGTTCGCCCTGCCGGGCCAGACCCTGCGGACCACGACGGCGTTCGGCCTCGCGGTGCTCGCCGTGTTCGGGGTGTCGTTCGGGGCGACGGTGCAGAGCGGCTACGAGAAGGTGTGGGACCTTCCCCCGGCCCGCTGGTGGGCCAGGTGGCGGCACGTGGTGTGGCTCGCCGTCCTCATCGGATTCCTCTTCCTGTCCGCGGTCACGCCACTGTGGCGCGCGGCACCGGCCCGCGAGGTGATCACCATGCTGAGCGGCGTCCTGTTCTTCTGGTGGTCCCAGCGGATGCTGCTCGGCGGCCGGGTCCCCTGGCCCGCCCTGCTGCCCGGCGCGGTGACCACCATGGCCGGGCTGCTCGGCCTGCGAGTCTTCTCCCGGCTCGTCTTCTCACCGCTGATCGCGTCCAGCGCCGTCACCTACGGCCCGATCGGAACCGTCCTGGTCATCCAGTCCTGGCTGGTCGGGGTCGGCGTCGTCTTCTTCGGCGGCGCACTGGCCGGCCGTCTCCTCCACGAGGGACTCCCCCGCCTGGCGCATGCCCTGAAACGGCGAAGGTGA
- a CDS encoding ice-binding family protein, giving the protein MKLHIPRTTQRRILSGGLASTLSATVAAVMVAVTPTQALAIATPVPLGTTASYSVLAGQGVTNTGSSVLDHDLGTHPNPAITGFPPGLVLGAVHPADAAAAQAKSDLIVAYNNAAGQLTGQAPDFPLAAGIGGGQELLPGVHRATSGVGLTGDLILNAGGNPNAVWVFQIPEALTTAPNSRILLTNGASPCNVYWQIGSSATLGTTSTFVGTIMALTSIFVNQGASVEGRALAREGEVTLNNNRIFLGGCATGGTTTGTTTGTTTGATTGTTTGATTGTTTGTTTGATTGTTTGTTAGGTTGATTGTTLGLIGGTLIGGPSVNLVGGGTSGNIAGNTSGNTVGNTAGNTTGGNTSGNSAGNTTGGSITGGNGGKPEHGGPEHGGPEHGGPEHGGPEHGGPEHGGPEHGGPEHGGPEHGGPEHGGPDHGGPEHGHDEGPGKPDHGDHGDQADGHYGYADKPAVHEG; this is encoded by the coding sequence ATGAAGCTGCACATCCCTCGAACGACTCAGCGCCGCATTCTGTCCGGCGGGCTGGCCTCGACCCTCTCCGCGACAGTTGCCGCCGTCATGGTCGCCGTGACGCCGACGCAGGCACTTGCCATCGCGACACCAGTACCTCTGGGCACGACCGCCAGCTACTCCGTTCTGGCAGGGCAGGGAGTCACCAACACCGGCAGCTCGGTGCTCGATCACGACCTCGGGACGCACCCGAACCCGGCCATCACCGGCTTCCCGCCCGGCCTGGTGCTCGGCGCTGTGCACCCCGCGGACGCCGCGGCCGCCCAGGCCAAGAGCGATCTGATCGTGGCGTACAACAACGCGGCCGGCCAACTCACGGGCCAGGCGCCGGACTTCCCGCTCGCCGCAGGAATCGGCGGGGGCCAGGAGCTGCTTCCCGGCGTCCACAGGGCCACATCCGGTGTCGGCCTCACCGGTGACCTGATCCTGAACGCCGGGGGAAACCCCAACGCGGTCTGGGTGTTCCAAATCCCTGAAGCCCTGACGACGGCGCCCAACAGCAGGATTCTGCTCACGAACGGCGCTTCGCCGTGCAACGTCTACTGGCAGATCGGGAGTTCGGCGACCCTCGGCACCACCTCCACCTTCGTGGGCACCATCATGGCTCTGACCTCGATCTTCGTGAACCAGGGGGCGAGCGTCGAGGGTCGGGCGCTGGCCCGTGAGGGCGAGGTGACGCTCAACAACAACAGGATCTTCCTCGGCGGGTGCGCCACCGGCGGGACGACCACCGGCACGACCACCGGCACGACGACCGGAGCGACCACCGGCACGACGACCGGAGCGACGACGGGCACGACCACCGGCACGACGACCGGAGCGACGACGGGCACGACCACCGGCACGACGGCGGGGGGGACCACCGGAGCGACGACGGGTACGACTCTGGGTCTGATCGGCGGCACCCTCATCGGCGGGCCCAGCGTCAACCTGGTGGGCGGTGGCACCTCGGGGAACATCGCGGGCAACACCTCCGGGAACACGGTGGGCAACACCGCCGGGAACACCACTGGTGGTAACACATCGGGCAACAGCGCCGGGAACACGACCGGCGGCTCCATCACCGGCGGGAACGGCGGCAAGCCGGAGCACGGTGGGCCCGAGCACGGTGGGCCCGAGCACGGTGGGCCCGAGCACGGTGGGCCCGAGCACGGTGGGCCGGAGCACGGTGGGCCGGAGCACGGTGGGCCCGAGCACGGTGGGCCCGAGCACGGTGGGCCGGAGCACGGTGGCCCCGACCATGGTGGGCCGGAGCACGGGCACGACGAGGGGCCCGGCAAGCCGGACCACGGCGACCACGGCGACCAGGCTGACGGGCACTACGGCTACGCCGACAAGCCCGCGGTCCACGAGGGCTGA
- a CDS encoding DUF5994 family protein → MTTALAPTLPARLSLTPETPLAGLLDGAWWPRTRDLAAELPPLVDALEERYGRITRVAVNPTRWPVVPHKVAATGHIVHVGWFTEQDPDKMILLSYTTGRCDLLVIPPGTEPAAAARLMTAAALPGSVLAAGALMSDEAATGRRTRDTRSVEDAWETDGGSVPPPLRHPLVGARMIPLPGNPRR, encoded by the coding sequence ATGACCACCGCCCTCGCGCCCACGCTTCCGGCGCGCCTGTCGCTGACGCCGGAGACCCCACTCGCCGGCCTCCTGGACGGCGCCTGGTGGCCTCGTACGCGCGACCTCGCCGCCGAACTTCCGCCCCTGGTCGACGCGCTGGAGGAGCGGTACGGGCGCATCACACGCGTCGCGGTGAACCCCACCCGCTGGCCCGTCGTCCCGCACAAGGTCGCCGCCACCGGACACATCGTGCACGTGGGCTGGTTCACCGAACAGGATCCCGACAAGATGATCCTGCTCTCCTACACCACCGGCCGCTGCGACCTGCTGGTGATCCCGCCCGGGACCGAACCCGCCGCAGCCGCCCGGCTCATGACCGCCGCAGCCCTCCCCGGCAGCGTCCTGGCCGCCGGTGCCCTGATGTCCGACGAAGCCGCGACCGGTCGCCGCACGCGCGACACCCGAAGCGTCGAAGACGCGTGGGAGACCGACGGCGGGTCCGTCCCGCCGCCCCTCCGGCACCCGCTCGTCGGCGCGCGGATGATCCCGCTGCCGGGAAACCCGCGGAGGTGA
- a CDS encoding helix-turn-helix transcriptional regulator: MAANNNPTVTGRRLGAELRRLREDRGMTGTQVAAELLISQAKVSHMETGRRAVSPRDVRDLCVLYGVTDQHLVDHLTALARESSRPGWWHSYGDIPHSVYLDLEAVATSIRAYESMVVPGLLQTPAYAAAVIEETIPLVTVDQAAARLKVRLRRQYRIYDPARRLHLWVVLDESALRRVVGSREIMREQLEHLHALSTEPHITVEVLPHSAGAHPGLTGQFSILEFSDTREAVVYLERFTSGLCLEKTSDVQQYSVTHARLRALALAPEQSRHFITDAIKLYAS; the protein is encoded by the coding sequence ATGGCGGCGAACAACAACCCCACCGTCACGGGACGACGACTGGGGGCGGAGCTGCGCCGGCTCCGTGAGGACCGCGGTATGACCGGCACGCAGGTCGCGGCGGAACTGCTGATCTCCCAGGCCAAGGTCAGTCACATGGAGACGGGCCGCCGTGCGGTCAGCCCCCGCGACGTACGCGATCTCTGCGTGCTCTACGGCGTCACCGACCAGCATCTCGTCGACCACCTGACGGCCCTGGCCAGGGAGTCGAGCCGACCGGGCTGGTGGCACTCCTACGGCGACATCCCCCACAGCGTCTACCTCGACCTGGAGGCGGTCGCCACCTCCATCCGAGCCTACGAGTCCATGGTGGTCCCCGGCCTGCTGCAGACCCCCGCCTACGCCGCCGCGGTCATCGAGGAAACGATCCCCCTCGTCACGGTCGACCAGGCGGCCGCGCGACTGAAGGTGCGACTCCGCCGTCAGTACCGGATCTATGACCCCGCCCGCCGGTTGCATCTGTGGGTCGTCCTGGACGAATCGGCCCTGCGGCGCGTCGTCGGCAGCCGGGAGATCATGCGCGAGCAACTGGAGCACCTGCACGCGCTCAGCACCGAGCCGCACATCACCGTCGAGGTGCTCCCTCACAGCGCAGGCGCTCACCCAGGGCTGACGGGACAGTTCTCCATCCTGGAGTTCTCCGACACCCGTGAGGCGGTGGTGTACCTGGAGAGGTTCACCAGCGGCCTCTGCCTGGAGAAGACGTCCGACGTACAGCAGTACAGCGTGACGCACGCCCGGCTGCGGGCGCTGGCCCTCGCCCCGGAGCAGAGCCGGCACTTCATCACCGACGCCATCAAGCTCTACGCGTCCTGA
- a CDS encoding HAMP domain-containing sensor histidine kinase, translating into MTVRPLRGPWADRTPLRRKIAALAAVTALLVVAAVGVLVHLWTAQDIRSRGEARSMNSLYAAMDVYRRTGVLTDGAELDPADLPAALRDPADGARHHVYDGRVEGNVGPSVWAAQRTGGPGSPVLAVQINLGPDRANLSRLDAAMAVASVVALAGAVPLAVYGAGLLSRRLSRVAETAARISAGDLDARTGPTKGRDEVADIAATVDRMADSLALRLRTERRFTADVAHELRTPVGGLLVAVDLLPPGETEDLLRARVRDLRDLVEDLLEISRLDAGAEEAVRVRVPLGAVVAEAVSRTGLDAEITDDGSARTVETDPRRLERIVANLVVNAHRHGAGPVRVTVDGPTVVVRDHGPGFPDDLLLHGPRRFHTGTRERGSGHGLGLTIALGQARVLGAELMLANAPDGGAVATLRLPA; encoded by the coding sequence GTGACCGTGCGTCCCCTCCGCGGGCCGTGGGCGGACCGCACCCCACTGCGCCGGAAGATCGCCGCCCTCGCCGCGGTCACGGCCCTGCTCGTCGTGGCGGCGGTCGGCGTCCTAGTGCACCTGTGGACCGCCCAGGACATCCGCAGCCGGGGCGAGGCGCGGTCGATGAACAGCCTGTACGCGGCCATGGACGTCTACCGCCGCACCGGCGTCCTCACCGACGGCGCCGAGCTCGACCCCGCCGACCTGCCCGCCGCGCTGCGGGACCCGGCCGACGGCGCACGGCACCACGTGTACGACGGGCGCGTCGAGGGCAACGTCGGGCCGAGTGTCTGGGCGGCGCAGCGGACCGGCGGCCCCGGCAGCCCGGTCCTGGCCGTCCAGATCAACCTGGGCCCGGACCGGGCCAACCTGTCGCGTCTCGACGCGGCCATGGCGGTCGCCTCCGTGGTCGCGCTCGCGGGCGCCGTACCTCTGGCCGTCTACGGCGCGGGGCTGCTGTCCCGGAGACTGAGCCGGGTCGCCGAGACCGCTGCACGGATCTCCGCCGGGGACCTGGACGCCCGCACGGGGCCCACGAAGGGCCGTGACGAGGTCGCGGACATCGCCGCGACCGTCGACCGGATGGCCGACAGCCTCGCGCTGCGGCTGCGCACCGAGCGCCGGTTCACCGCGGACGTGGCCCACGAGCTGCGCACCCCCGTCGGAGGACTGCTCGTTGCTGTCGACCTCCTGCCGCCCGGCGAGACCGAGGACCTGCTGCGGGCGAGGGTGCGCGACCTGCGCGACCTCGTCGAGGACCTTCTTGAGATCTCCCGCCTGGACGCGGGCGCCGAGGAGGCGGTCCGCGTCCGGGTGCCGCTCGGCGCCGTGGTCGCCGAGGCCGTGTCCCGTACCGGCCTCGACGCGGAGATCACCGACGACGGCAGCGCGCGGACGGTGGAGACCGACCCGCGCCGCCTGGAACGGATCGTCGCCAACCTCGTCGTCAACGCCCACCGCCACGGAGCCGGCCCGGTCCGGGTCACCGTCGACGGACCGACGGTCGTCGTCCGTGACCACGGCCCCGGCTTCCCGGACGACCTGCTGCTCCACGGCCCGCGCCGCTTCCACACCGGCACCCGGGAACGCGGCTCGGGCCACGGCCTGGGGCTCACCATCGCCCTCGGTCAGGCCCGGGTCCTCGGCGCCGAACTGATGCTGGCCAACGCCCCGGACGGCGGGGCCGTCGCCACCCTGCGGCTGCCCGCGTGA
- a CDS encoding ABC transporter ATP-binding protein — protein MTADLLPPHPMTGIAAATTDLSKVYGSGDTRVVALDRVSIAFREGEFTAIMGPSGCGKSTLMHCAAGLDSPTSGSVRVGTTELARLDDRQLTQLRRDRVGFVFQAFNLLPTLTALENITLPMDIAGRRPDRAWLDRVVAMVGLADRLGHRPAELSGGQQQRVAVARALASRPAIVFGDEPTGNLDSHAGAEVLGFLRDSVRELGQTVVMVTHDPVAAGYADRVVFLSDGRLVEEMARPTPDRVLDLMKSLGSRSHDG, from the coding sequence ATGACCGCCGACCTCCTGCCGCCGCACCCGATGACCGGCATCGCGGCCGCCACCACCGACCTGTCGAAGGTCTACGGCAGCGGCGACACCCGCGTGGTCGCTCTGGACCGGGTCAGCATCGCCTTCCGGGAGGGCGAGTTCACCGCGATCATGGGCCCCTCGGGCTGCGGCAAGTCCACCCTGATGCACTGCGCCGCCGGACTCGACTCGCCCACCTCCGGGTCGGTACGCGTCGGCACCACCGAACTCGCCCGCCTCGACGACCGGCAGCTCACGCAACTGCGCCGGGACCGCGTCGGGTTCGTCTTCCAGGCGTTCAACCTGCTGCCGACGCTGACCGCCCTGGAGAACATCACCCTGCCGATGGACATCGCCGGCCGCCGCCCCGACCGCGCGTGGCTGGACCGGGTCGTCGCCATGGTGGGGCTCGCCGACCGGCTCGGCCACCGGCCCGCCGAGCTGTCCGGCGGCCAGCAGCAGCGCGTCGCCGTCGCCCGCGCCCTGGCCTCCCGCCCCGCGATCGTCTTCGGCGACGAGCCCACCGGAAACCTCGACTCGCACGCCGGGGCCGAAGTCCTCGGCTTCCTGCGGGACTCGGTGCGCGAGCTCGGCCAGACCGTGGTCATGGTCACCCACGACCCCGTCGCCGCCGGTTACGCCGACCGCGTCGTGTTCCTCTCCGACGGGCGCCTCGTCGAGGAGATGGCCCGGCCCACCCCGGACCGCGTCCTCGACCTGATGAAGAGCCTGGGATCCCGCTCCCACGACGGCTGA
- a CDS encoding PRC-barrel domain-containing protein produces MIQTADIREWRNQDVVDPGGHKIGELESVYVDTSTDEPAMATVRVGLPTRHRLVFVPLEGATVGPGYVRVAHDRKLVKQSPSIGPDDVLPFEDEEAVFRHYGLVYEPGASGERQLARR; encoded by the coding sequence ATGATCCAGACAGCGGACATCCGCGAGTGGCGCAACCAGGACGTGGTGGACCCCGGTGGCCACAAGATCGGCGAACTGGAATCCGTCTACGTCGACACCAGCACCGACGAGCCGGCCATGGCCACGGTCCGCGTCGGCCTGCCCACCCGGCACCGCCTGGTGTTCGTCCCCCTGGAGGGAGCGACGGTGGGGCCGGGGTACGTGCGGGTCGCCCACGACAGGAAACTGGTGAAACAGAGCCCCTCCATCGGCCCGGACGACGTCCTGCCCTTCGAGGACGAGGAAGCCGTCTTCCGCCACTACGGCCTCGTCTACGAACCCGGTGCGAGCGGCGAACGGCAACTCGCCCGACGCTGA
- a CDS encoding DUF1206 domain-containing protein: MEVASRLGLCARGVIYVLVGILAVRIGLGNDSGQEADRSGAVGTLGEQPFGRALLWALVVGLAAMALWRLAEAAFGQTVEGGDKWSRRLGSLGMAVFYAVICIGVAQTALVGGSSGGRPGDETSKEYTARVLDWPGGRVIVGVFGVVLIVVGVVILVRSLMRKFEKDLRTDEMRPATRRVVAFLGIVGGAACGVVAAGAGLSVLLAAVRYDPGQAKGLDETLRSFATTPAGPALLIAAAVGLLLFGLYSFCEARWRKAAEHGTPAEQPTGAAGPGTRPGAP, encoded by the coding sequence GTGGAGGTCGCGTCCAGGCTCGGGCTCTGCGCCCGGGGAGTGATCTACGTGCTGGTGGGGATTCTGGCCGTGCGGATCGGCCTCGGCAACGACAGCGGCCAGGAGGCCGACCGGTCCGGCGCGGTGGGGACCCTCGGCGAGCAGCCGTTCGGCCGGGCCCTGCTGTGGGCGCTGGTGGTGGGGCTGGCGGCGATGGCGCTGTGGCGGCTGGCCGAGGCGGCGTTCGGGCAGACGGTGGAGGGTGGCGACAAGTGGAGCCGGCGTCTGGGCTCCTTGGGCATGGCGGTGTTCTACGCGGTGATCTGCATCGGCGTGGCGCAGACGGCGCTGGTCGGCGGATCCTCCGGGGGCCGCCCCGGTGACGAGACGTCGAAGGAGTACACCGCCAGGGTGCTGGACTGGCCGGGCGGCCGGGTGATCGTCGGCGTGTTCGGGGTCGTCCTGATCGTCGTGGGTGTGGTGATCCTGGTGCGCAGCCTGATGCGGAAGTTCGAGAAGGATCTCCGGACGGACGAGATGCGCCCGGCGACGCGGCGGGTCGTCGCGTTCCTGGGCATCGTCGGCGGCGCGGCGTGCGGCGTGGTCGCGGCCGGGGCCGGCCTGTCCGTCCTGCTGGCCGCCGTGCGATACGACCCCGGCCAGGCCAAGGGCCTGGACGAGACCTTGCGCTCGTTCGCCACCACGCCCGCAGGACCTGCCCTGCTGATCGCCGCCGCCGTGGGCCTCCTGCTGTTCGGCCTGTACTCGTTCTGCGAAGCCCGCTGGCGCAAGGCCGCCGAGCACGGGACTCCGGCGGAACAGCCGACCGGGGCCGCGGGCCCGGGGACACGTCCCGGTGCGCCCTAG
- a CDS encoding ABC transporter permease, with amino-acid sequence MLRTALRNLLAHKARLAMTVLAVCLGVAFVSGTLVFADSTAAAHRAAASKTFAGIDVTVTERAPEPGADGGSRAGVLDDALVAQLARVPGVAAVRPSADGSATLNAADGRPLRAGRAWSNLAGTYIPDQDGKDSRYPLAEGRAPAHSGEIAVDGGTAAAGGLRLGDTVTLATDGPVMTARLVGIVTTDDTRVTAGGTLVLFDKATAQKLFATPGHYTGIDLTATPGTTAYELADRVTAVLPADRAEATTGQAQAAQQAILVDTLTRGYEKVPMVFAGVSLFIGSFLIVNTFTMLVKRRTRETALLRAIGASRRQVSRSVLLEALVVGLAASVAGFLLGLGIAAVLPHVLGGDSALPSGPLVIGPRSVVAALGVGVGVTVLAAWLPSRLAARTSPMEALRTAERPAVAQRFRLRGTVGLVLLTLGAGWLISLSGAKDASEENLRDAMAGCGLFAAGLLALAPLLAAPVIRLTGRLTGRFGVTGRLARENALRDPRRTAATAATLLISTGLVTGLAAIGHSTGQALDRQAAAGLGADHVVSTRSTMTGIDPAAVRRLAETAGVRAAHSITDSTLFSGSGVRQVSGVDPATVRDTMKLDFVSGSAEDLAPGRIAVSTTFARESGVTTGGRLNVQMGRAGKPTPYEIVGVYRDNPIARDALGSRGEVAAHSFLPGSVQRVLLRTDGPATAALENRLRTAVGNNPLLTVQDREQLVREAAGTMGDLLDVMYGMLGIGVVISALGIVNTLAMSVAERTREIGALRALGMDRAGIRRMIRLEALTVAGFGTLLGLAGGLFGAWAVGSLANGAIDQYTLAPPWGTLLLVCLLSLAVGVLAAAVPARRAAALSPLEAAAHT; translated from the coding sequence ATGTTGAGAACAGCTCTGCGCAACCTCCTGGCCCACAAGGCCCGGCTGGCCATGACCGTCCTCGCCGTCTGCCTGGGCGTCGCGTTCGTCAGCGGCACCCTCGTCTTCGCGGACTCCACCGCCGCCGCCCACCGCGCCGCCGCGTCGAAGACCTTCGCCGGTATCGACGTCACGGTGACCGAGAGGGCTCCCGAACCCGGTGCGGACGGCGGATCGCGGGCCGGCGTGCTCGACGACGCGCTGGTCGCCCAGCTGGCCCGGGTGCCCGGTGTCGCCGCCGTACGGCCGTCGGCCGACGGCTCGGCGACCCTGAACGCGGCGGACGGCAGGCCGCTGAGGGCCGGCCGGGCCTGGTCGAACCTGGCCGGCACGTACATACCGGACCAGGACGGCAAGGACAGCCGCTATCCGCTGGCCGAGGGCCGCGCCCCCGCACACAGCGGCGAGATCGCCGTGGACGGCGGCACCGCCGCCGCGGGCGGCCTCCGGCTCGGCGACACGGTCACCCTGGCCACGGACGGTCCGGTCATGACCGCGCGGCTTGTCGGCATCGTCACCACGGACGACACCCGGGTCACCGCCGGCGGCACCCTCGTCCTCTTCGACAAGGCGACCGCACAGAAGCTGTTCGCCACTCCCGGTCACTACACAGGCATCGACCTGACCGCCACGCCCGGCACCACCGCGTACGAACTCGCGGACCGGGTCACGGCCGTGCTGCCCGCGGACCGTGCCGAGGCCACCACGGGCCAGGCCCAGGCGGCCCAGCAGGCCATCCTCGTCGACACCCTGACCCGCGGCTACGAGAAGGTGCCGATGGTCTTCGCCGGGGTCTCCCTCTTCATCGGCTCGTTCCTCATCGTCAACACCTTCACCATGCTCGTGAAGCGGCGCACCCGCGAGACCGCGCTGCTCCGGGCGATCGGCGCCTCGCGCCGTCAGGTGTCGCGCTCCGTCCTCCTGGAGGCCCTGGTGGTCGGCCTGGCCGCCTCGGTGGCCGGCTTCCTGCTCGGGCTCGGCATCGCGGCGGTGCTGCCCCACGTCCTCGGCGGTGACAGCGCCCTGCCCAGCGGCCCCCTGGTGATCGGCCCGCGCTCGGTCGTGGCGGCGCTCGGCGTGGGCGTCGGCGTCACCGTGCTCGCCGCGTGGCTGCCCTCCCGCCTGGCCGCCAGGACCTCGCCCATGGAGGCGCTGCGCACGGCCGAACGGCCGGCTGTGGCACAGCGGTTCCGGCTGCGGGGCACGGTGGGCCTCGTCCTCCTCACCCTCGGCGCCGGCTGGCTGATCTCGCTCAGCGGGGCGAAGGACGCCTCGGAGGAGAACCTGCGCGACGCCATGGCCGGCTGCGGCCTGTTCGCCGCCGGCCTGCTCGCGCTCGCGCCGCTGCTCGCCGCCCCGGTGATCCGGCTGACGGGCCGGCTGACCGGGCGCTTCGGCGTCACCGGCCGCCTCGCCCGGGAGAACGCCCTGCGCGACCCGCGCCGCACGGCGGCCACTGCCGCCACCCTGCTCATCAGCACCGGCCTCGTCACCGGCCTCGCCGCCATCGGACACTCCACCGGACAGGCACTCGACCGCCAGGCCGCGGCCGGGCTCGGCGCCGACCACGTCGTCAGCACGCGCTCCACCATGACGGGCATCGACCCAGCCGCCGTACGACGGCTGGCCGAGACCGCCGGCGTGCGCGCCGCGCACTCGATCACCGACTCCACCCTGTTCAGCGGCAGCGGCGTCCGGCAGGTCTCCGGCGTCGACCCCGCCACCGTCCGCGACACGATGAAGCTCGACTTCGTCTCCGGCTCCGCCGAGGACCTGGCACCGGGGCGGATCGCCGTCTCCACCACCTTCGCCCGGGAGAGCGGCGTGACCACCGGCGGCCGGTTGAACGTCCAGATGGGCCGCGCGGGGAAGCCCACCCCGTACGAGATCGTGGGCGTCTACCGGGACAACCCCATCGCCCGCGACGCGCTCGGCAGCCGCGGCGAGGTCGCGGCGCACAGTTTCCTGCCCGGCTCCGTCCAGCGCGTGCTCCTGCGCACCGACGGCCCGGCGACGGCGGCGCTGGAGAACCGGCTGCGCACCGCCGTCGGCAACAACCCCCTCCTCACGGTGCAGGACCGCGAACAGCTCGTCCGCGAGGCCGCGGGCACCATGGGCGACCTGCTGGACGTGATGTACGGCATGCTCGGCATCGGGGTCGTCATCAGCGCCCTCGGCATCGTGAACACGCTGGCCATGTCGGTCGCCGAACGCACCCGCGAGATCGGCGCCCTGCGCGCGCTCGGCATGGACCGCGCCGGCATCCGCCGCATGATCCGCCTGGAGGCCCTGACGGTCGCCGGTTTCGGAACCCTCCTGGGTCTGGCGGGCGGCCTGTTCGGCGCCTGGGCGGTCGGCTCCCTCGCCAACGGCGCCATCGACCAGTACACCCTGGCCCCGCCCTGGGGGACCCTGCTCCTGGTGTGCCTGCTCTCTCTCGCGGTCGGCGTCCTCGCGGCCGCCGTCCCGGCCCGCCGTGCAGCCGCCCTGAGCCCTCTGGAGGCGGCCGCCCACACCTGA
- the cseB gene encoding two-component system response regulator CseB, with product MRRAFAVALERYGYDVRAVADGLAGLEAFREHDFDLLILDVMLPGLDGIGLCRRVRETSLVPVLMMSARGDGLDVVAGLEAGADDYVVKPVETYVLVARMRSLLRRATYAPVPAERGAQAGSPPTAGDVLEFGDLRIDTAGMEVFLSGELVALTPTELKLLLEFAAHPGIVLERHTLLRNVWEYGWDGDSRVVDLCVQRLRRKVGRDRIETVRGFGYKFRR from the coding sequence ATGCGACGGGCGTTCGCCGTCGCCCTGGAGCGCTACGGCTACGACGTGCGGGCCGTCGCCGACGGCCTCGCCGGGCTCGAAGCCTTCCGTGAGCACGACTTCGACCTGCTGATCCTCGACGTGATGCTGCCCGGCCTCGACGGGATCGGGCTGTGCCGCCGGGTCCGGGAGACCAGCCTGGTGCCGGTCCTGATGATGTCCGCCCGCGGCGACGGGCTGGACGTGGTCGCAGGCCTTGAGGCCGGGGCGGACGACTACGTCGTCAAACCGGTGGAGACGTACGTCCTGGTGGCCCGGATGCGCTCGCTGCTGCGGCGTGCCACGTACGCGCCCGTACCCGCCGAGCGAGGGGCTCAGGCCGGGAGCCCGCCGACCGCTGGGGACGTGCTGGAGTTCGGGGACCTGCGGATCGACACCGCCGGCATGGAGGTCTTCCTCTCCGGCGAGCTGGTGGCGCTGACCCCGACGGAGCTCAAGCTCCTGCTGGAGTTCGCCGCCCACCCCGGCATCGTGCTGGAGCGGCACACGCTCCTGCGGAACGTGTGGGAGTACGGCTGGGACGGGGACAGCCGCGTCGTCGACCTGTGCGTGCAGCGGCTGCGCCGGAAGGTGGGCCGCGACCGGATCGAGACGGTCCGGGGCTTCGGATACAAGTTCCGGCGGTGA